One Artemia franciscana chromosome 15, ASM3288406v1, whole genome shotgun sequence genomic window carries:
- the LOC136036622 gene encoding uncharacterized protein LOC136036622 isoform X1 — protein sequence MLEGRNADNKYSLLMVIILSLVALVILVLVILKLSLVKTNSPSKCICSPNETTHTGDVIGDIVFDELIAKGIGSQCNGTVLCTLDGALFAWSSVRQRRCKIGEKYDPVERICIPR from the exons ATGTTAGAAG GAAGGAACGCCGACAATAAATACAGTCTATTAATGGTTATCATACTCAGTCTAGTGGCTCTTGTAATCTTAGTTTTAGTAATACTGAAACTAAGCttagttaaaacgaacagtccAAGCAAATGTATTTGTTCTCCCAATGAGACAACGCACACCGGAGATGTGATTGGTGATATCGTATTTGACGAATTAATTGCTAAAGGAATCGGGTCTCAATGCAACGGTACAGTGCTTTGTACTTTAG atggTGCATTATTTGCCTGGAGCTCAGTTCGTCAACGAAGATGCAAGATTGGGGAAAAGTATGATCCCGTTGAAAGAATTTGCATCCcaagatga
- the LOC136036622 gene encoding uncharacterized protein LOC136036622 isoform X2 — translation MLKGRNADNKYSLLMVIILSLVALVILVLVILKLSLVKTNSPSKCICSPNETTHTGDVIGDIVFDELIAKGIGSQCNGTVLCTLDGALFAWSSVRQRRCKIGEKYDPVERICIPR, via the exons GAAGGAACGCCGACAATAAATACAGTCTATTAATGGTTATCATACTCAGTCTAGTGGCTCTTGTAATCTTAGTTTTAGTAATACTGAAACTAAGCttagttaaaacgaacagtccAAGCAAATGTATTTGTTCTCCCAATGAGACAACGCACACCGGAGATGTGATTGGTGATATCGTATTTGACGAATTAATTGCTAAAGGAATCGGGTCTCAATGCAACGGTACAGTGCTTTGTACTTTAG atggTGCATTATTTGCCTGGAGCTCAGTTCGTCAACGAAGATGCAAGATTGGGGAAAAGTATGATCCCGTTGAAAGAATTTGCATCCcaagatga